From the genome of Gracilinanus agilis isolate LMUSP501 chromosome 2, AgileGrace, whole genome shotgun sequence, one region includes:
- the CATSPER2 gene encoding cation channel sperm-associated protein 2, which yields MAASGIGEWGQNREGGKEGRRVGPVQALSRFSIFDFQQPFFLSLPVYLSGVLDFWIRIVQEIPQLYMTTPNPSGAPATLVLSRADAVRSRLIDTFSLIEHLQGYSQAVPRYNLREFLDPSKMRKMMQGDHQHLVRFTIKPGHDRILFSQRQQCRLRVRCNRWAPLSLWAGWVIEKIVNTTDIKMLPAMMALEVGSWFILFVFIFEILLMWLYSFFDFWKNAWSVFDFFVTVMSTLPEVVVLIGVSGDSMWLQLLRIFRVLRSLKLFARFRQVRVIILALVRALKTMTFVLALLLIFFYIFALCGIYFFEGYTRSDRQDLTFQMFFTDMPNSVVSVFILFTLDHWYELLQDTWKVTEVNKTFSSIYVVLWLLLGAIIFRNIIVAMMVTNFQAIRNEINEQATHMEVQQKADMFKRQIIKRRQQQSSEEDLDNKYVGNNKADPVKTQTQATLPKSVVQIPTPVPTEGETLPQKASVNLENTGQVDWETHVHQNLPGLMDTDHGEEVVWPRDSLFRYFELLEKLQHNIEERKQLQEFAVKALINLEDH from the exons ATGGCGGCGAGCGGAATCGGCGAGTGGGGTCAAaacagggaaggaggaaaggaagggagacgGGTGGGGCCGGTCCAGGCGTTGTCCCG CTTTTCCATTTTTGACTTTCAACAGCCATTCTTCCTTAGTTTGCCTGTCTACTTGTCTGGTGTCCTAGACTTCTGGATTAGAATTGTGCAAGAGATTCCTCAACTGTATATG ACTACACCTAATCCCTCAGGAGCACCTGCAACACTAGTGCTATCCAGAGCAGATGCTGTGCGTTCCAGACTCATCGACACTTTTTCTCTCATTGAGCATTTGCAGGGCTACAGCCAGGCTGTGCCTCGGTATAACCTACGAGAGTTCCTTG ATCcttctaaaatgagaaaaatgatgcAAGGAGACCATCAACATCTTGTCCGCTTCACTATCAAGCCTGGGCATGACCGAATCCTGTTCTCTCAGAGGCAGCAATGTCGACTCAGGGTGCGCTGTAATCGATGGgcccctctttctctctgggcTGGCTGGGTCATTGAAA AGATAGTGAATACCACAGACATCAAAATGTTGCCAGCAATGATGGCTCTGGAGGTGGGATCTTGGTTCATCTTGTTTGTCTTCATATTTGAAATCCTCCTTATGTGGCTATACAGTTTCTTCGATTTCTGGAAAAATGCCTGGAGTGTCTTTGACTTCTTTGTCACTGTAATG TCAACACTTCCTGAGGTGGTGGTGCTGATAGGGGTCTCAGGTGACTCAATGTGGCTGCAGTTGTTACGTATCTTCAGGGTGTTACGGTCACTCAAACTCTTTGCACGATTCCGTCAAGTTCGCGTCATCATCCTGGCCCTTGTCAGGGCTCTTAAG ACTATGACCTTCGTCCTGGCGCTGTTGcttattttcttctacatttttgcTTTGTGTGGCATCTACTTCTTTGAGGGTTATACCCGCTCAGACCGTCAGGACCTGACCTTCCAGATGTTCTTCAC GGATATGCCCAACTCTGTGGTGTCAGTGTTCATCCTCTTCACCCTGGATCACTGGTATGAACTGCTTCAGGATACTTGGAAGGTGACTGAAGTAAATAAAACATTCAGTAGTATATATGTTGTCCTCTGGCTGTTGCTTGGCGCCATCATCTTCCGCAACATCATAGTAGCTATGATGG TTACAAATTTCCAGGCAATCAGGAATGAGATCAACGAGCAGGCAACACATATGGAGGTGCAGCAGAAAGCAGACATGTTCAAGCGCCAAATCATCAAAAG GAGACAGCAGCAGTCCTCAGAGGAGGATTTAGACAACAAATATGTGGG AAATAACAAGGCTGACCCAGTTAAAACACAGACACAAGCGACATTACCAAAGTCTGTAGTTCAGATTCCTACACCTGTCCCAACAGAAGGAGAGACTCTACCTCAAAAAGCCTCAG TGAACCTTGAGAATACAGGGCAGGTAGACTGGGAGACCCATGTGCACCAGAATCTCCCTGGATTGATGGATACAGACCATGGCGAGGAGGTGGTTTGGCCCCGAGATTCACTCTTTCGATACTTTGAATTACTAGAAAAGCTTCAACACAACATAGAAGAACGCAAACAGCTACAAGAATTTGCAG TTAAAGCATTGATAAACCTGGAGGACCACTGA